The sequence CTTTCCCACATTTTTACCCCATACTGAGAAAAGGTTTAAGCAGTCCATGAGCCTTGCCCCTTGAAGCCTTACAATCTCCATTGAAGACCCTGACCCCATCACTGCCCAACCCTGGCCATTCTCATCATCCATGTCTAGCAATGCTGCCACCTCTCCTAGAATATGATCGGTGTTTGCCGTCTTTCCAAGTCGGAGTATTGATCTTCTCATACTCTCCAACCGACGCCAGAAGAGATGTATCTTTGTGAAGGAGAGGGAACCACTCAGCTTTTCCAAATCAATGGTGGCTAGTATGTTCCTTTCATGCTCACTTGGATTTCTCTTCCCAACATAGGCCATCTCCAGCTGCAAGCCTGCATTTGTTATCTCTTTCATCTTAGAGTTGAATTCCCTAATCCAGTCCAGGTTTTGGCTTCCATAAATGCATAGATTTCTCCCTTCATGTACCTGAAATCAGTGAAATGTCACTGCAGTAAGAAGAAAATTTCTACATTGTCTAGAGATACAAAATTTGAGTTAGAACCATACCAACTTGGTCAGTAGGGAATCGATTTCATCAATCATAAATTGCAGGTTCCATTTCTCCTCTTCCCAAAGCTTCTTTTCTACTGAAGCTGAAAAGGGATATGCCCTGTCACCCCAAATCAGTGCCATATCCATTGCATTTGAGTTTGTAACTTTCCCTTGTGAATCGAAAACTACCATTATGGGCTCATCTTTGAAGTTCCATTTTTGCTTTATAAAAGTCACCACTTCAGAGCAAAGCAGCCATGGTTGCCGAACTGAGTACCATGGCAAAGAGTAACATAAAAAGTCAAAGCTTCTCTCTTCTGCCTCAGTCCATGTATCAGAAGATGGAATGGGAACCCACACAATTTCATAGCTTCTCTCTAACTTATTGTGGTGGGGATGATCATATGTCTGCTGAACCAGGAAGAGTAATTCCTCAATAGGGAGGGGTTCTGGCTTTGAGACCATGCATATGACTACCTTGTTTTTCAGTTCAGAGACCCCAAGCTGCCAATAAATTCAAAGAAGATTGTATAATGTACTGTATTGTGAAGAGAAGGGCTTCtattcatgaaattgaaagGTCTGGATTGGTTTCTGTTCATTTGTGCAGGACATGCTTTAGGATCCCAGTGACTATGATTATAATTgaagaaattatgaaattataattGTGTTGTATGTTGCAGACAGAATGAAATCTTTACTGAGGAAAAGATTAAACCAACCTTCTTCTGAGAGGAGCAATCTATCAGTGGTGTGTCATCCCTTAAAGCAAACAACATGTGAAGCACCTCTTGATTGTCGACCTGGGTCTCCTTAGAGAGATCCATGAGCTTTTGATGCAACTTTGTCTCTGTAAGTTATAGAAAACATGGAGAATTAAAATTGTACATGGTTCATTGTCCAAATCATTCGGAAGAATCCAAGCAGCAACCTATCTGTTGATGACACACATCCACCTGCCATCTGAGCTGACTGCATATTCTGCCCAACTTATACACCAAGCTTAAGAGCTCCCATGCTGCAACGGTTATAGAACTTGAATGCCTGAAATGGAATTCAGAGAACATTAAAGGCTTATAGCATGCTAAGTTTGATCTATGGATGATCTGAAATCtaaaatgaaatcatcaaaagtaaaagaaatagtTATTTGGAAGATCAGTTATTTGTTTAACAGAAAAAATTACAGAAACAACAGAGATCAGCATATCTGTGGGCTGATTGAAGGGAAAGAACATGCACTTGCTCAAGTTTCATGGCTGTCAAGTCTCTGATTTGAGAGGAGCATGTCAAGGTGCTTTTAATGACCCAGTAAGCAGATAAATAAATCTGTGACTTGGTAACAGTCATTGTCTCCTTATCCAGCTTTACATCTTTGATTGGAAGGCTTTCAAACTTGATTATACACTTGGCCACATCAGCCATTGCCTTAGCCAGCAAGTTCAAGGCCTTGAATCGCGGCCTCAATGCACTGAAGTTGCTAGGCAGCTGCTTAAGCATTGCAATTGATATTGCCAGGGGATTGACAGGGCATGGCTGCATTAACAGCCATAATTGACCATAGCATGTTGCAAAGGCTGCTAGTACTAGAACCACTTTTGCATCCCATCTATAATTCCTCAGCATATCGAACAGGACCATTGTTCTTGTATGTGAATCCCCTTCCACAGAGCATTTGCAGAGTATCTGTTATCACAACCAATGCACAAAGATGAATGAGAGACAGAGAAAGATCAAGAGATAGATCAGGGATTACCTCACGTGAGATTTTATGGATGATCAATCCCAGCGGCTCTTGTGATCCAACTACTTCAATGTCGCGTACAATTTTCCTTGCCATTGCATCAAAATATAGACCAGGAACCTGAAACAATAGTTTATAGatctattaaaatatcaaaaatggAATGTTGAACATTTGATTTCAAGCATGTTATGCCCATTAACATgagtaatcaacaaaaagaTATATTTGCATCCTGGGGTTTCTACAAACTAGTGAATCGTACCCATTGAAATCTAGGGCTAACCGGCTCTGTCAAAAATTATTATCAGAAAATAGCTAACAACTTTAGAAAAGTACATCCTATTGCTTCAGTTCTGTGACAACAAAGCAATTCATCCTATCAAAATTATTCATACCCAATAAGAAACTGAATCCATTGTCactttcttttccattcaaaATAGAACTTattattccaaatttatttgataaatctaAATTTCCAGTAAGTTTATAATCTGTAAAATGATGCCAGATGTTTAAGAAGCCACCTAGATCATGAACAAACACATCAACTCTGAGCTTTAAATCTTTTGCTACATTATCATTTTTCTGTGAGAATTTGCAATGTTTACTGAAAATGTTTGATCATTTTTCAAGGCATCACCAAGCTGATATATACAAAATCGTAATAGACTAAAAAGCAAAACCCAGAGCATTTAAAATCATTGAAGATAGAGATGCCAACAGGAGAGTTGAGTTACTCTTATTTCTGATGTAGTATGACACATGATATTCTCCATAGCACAAAGCAATAGCTCTGAATCAAGAAAACAGCCATTAGGGTCATGGGTAAGAAGGATATTCTTTATCAGAATATCTTGTTCCAAAGGCGATGATGAGTGTGGCAAGACGTTATCAGTTTCAGGCACGTTCATGGCGGAAGTGATGGTGagcaaaacacaaaaaaacacaTGTGGTTGAGAAGGTACATGGATACTCATTACCATGTTTTATAGTATATATgggatgattttgaaaaaaagtgaaaaataagaaTCTACTTTGCTTAGACAAATAATAACCTATCTCCCTCTTTCTCCCAGTCCCACACACAGAGAGACACATGGTTTGTAAAATACAACAAGAAGGTGTCAAAACATCTTCTAGGTGGAGACCACCAAAAGTAGAGGTTCCTAAAGATTTTTGAACCATGAACCTGAACCAAATTTGATGCCCTCCTCCCCTTtgcactttttctttttctgtttctgATTATGAAGAGATTAGTACTAGTTGTGGAAGGAAATAATGGAGCCTCAATATGAAATTATATGATCTATATGTATAAGAGGGAGCTAGGGAGGTGGGTAGTGGAAGCAGTCGTTCTTCAACCTTCTTTCTTTATAACTTGGAAAGGGACAAAAAGAAAAGCCATTAGAACAAAGTGAAAACGGATCTTCATGTAGAAGTTCTGAAAATCACACAAGGGCCAAAGGGACACTCCCACTTTCTTAGTGAGTCAAGATTtgatttctctttattttgttgATAAGAAAAGGTCTGGTTTATAACTGTTCCCATGTATTTTGCTGCATTTTATGAACTCTTGGTCATTTAACAGGAAAATTGCCTCTTCGTAATCACTGAAAGTAACCTTACTTAACATTAAAGCTATTCGGGGTGATACTTTTCATGACAAAAAGCATTGGCCATTGCCCTTAAAGCTAGTTCTTTAGGTTGGTTGTTATCTTGAAGGTGACTCCAAAGTCATGGAAGATGTGAAGTGAGACCCACCCATTGCCCCATTTCAGCTGCTTAGAACCTTATGCTTCGAGACTCGAGCCTTCAACATGATGTTATTAATGGCAAATCTTATAGATAAAGAATGCATCTGATTTACTCACAACTCCATTCACTGTTATGCAACTCAGCAGTTGGGcctttatattttcataaatatttgatCCCATTTTCAAATGTCCACCAAAATCATGAGCTTTCCCCTCCGGTTGATCCATGTGGCTTCCACTTTTCCCACTATATCACTACACTGTGGTATAAAGGGCTATGGGTGGACCCACCACAATCTTTGTTgattttcatcaattataatgctacttaataaattaaagttaatttcATTGAACTTAAATAATTTACTATCCCTATTTAATAAATGGGTGGTCTTCctattttattactttaatatatctattttcttaatttttttaaatataaattttttatttatttctttaattttcatgcattatatatttatttaatatatttcttttcttttttttttctttaatttaaaatattcctttttttttataaagaattaaatcatttatttccctattcttatattttcatatttctctACACCTTATATTTCCACATTTCTTTAATatatcattcatttttattccaTGTCTTTATTTAAACTCCTCTTCAcatatttcattaatatatcattccttttataaagatttttaaacaatttatttacttattaattactctaaaattaattatgtctttaaagttaaagtttctattttcatatttttttaatatataatttataaggaaaaaatatgAGGTATAATATTTCTTACcttagaaaaaattttaaatttttattgctTGAAGTCATAAATAGCAAGTTTTACAAATGATTAAATGGTGTTTATTTTGACTTTTACTATTCAGTCAAAAATAACTTGTTGAGATCAACCGatataactaaaatgaatttattgatcaaaatatagaaatttaatCAAATACCCTTCACATCATTCTCATTTCTAATTTCCACCCGACTCTCCTCTTACTCAAAATAAGAgaagtatttgatgaaatttcagaTTATACATATTTAACCAAAACCTTAAGGgttgtgaatgaaattaacacaaccaatattattaccataaaattttaaataagaaaacaatatttttaatgaaaaatcatcaTCTGATtagtttctaattttattttttattattcttttcaaCAATATAAACACATTCTATTTATtagtatatattaaatataaaaagtaaaattttacaTCCAATTAAAACACATAACAAAATGTTGTAAAAAGGTGAAGAATGATATTTACACCCAAATGAAACTCTATTACATGCCATTATCAAAGCACTGGATTAATCAGATGATGTACCCTGAGAGAGATCTCACTCCATTCATTTTACTACAAATTACAGGCATATGGAGATCTTCTTGAGTTAAGTGCAATTTATAAGCGCAGTGCTAAGAAATAAGTACTATGATACCATAGGTTTAATtgagtcatatatatatatatatatatatatatttgtttttttattgaaaataatttgcttttagattaaaagttatttatttttctataaacatgttgattttttttttttactttttaatgtttaatagaaagaaaatattaaaaaaaaaaaaaaacaacctaatactattaagtattaaagttctatttaaaattaagtaaaaaatcaaacaccacttaaaaatttaataatttaaactcCTCAATTTCATCTCTAGCTtaactaatataataaaatttatcaaaatattagtATATTTAAGGATGACTATTTGTGTTGATGGGTCGTGTTCCTATTGtgtcaaaacttaaatattttattatataactCAATCCAAAcctaatatgaataataatggtgtaaaaaatttaaacctaaatatatactatctatttatttaaaaataaatttaaaataagtcaaatattGGTTAAATAGTTTTAAGATATGATTAAACTAATAACAAAGTTATTAATTAAATGGATCAATTCAAGTCAAATTCATATTCTATAAGTTGACTAAAAAattacctatttattaaataggttaTATAGATCAGACATGAAAAAACATGTTAGGttcatattatattaataaatcgTATCAAACTCTATCacctataatattttattccaaccttttattttctaaattcaaataccaatttaaaaaacaactatTCATTATTGATCTATTTCTCGGATTTAGAATCACTATGATAGTAGTTCCAAGAAatattcttttatcttttttaacactcaaaaaataaatttttattgtaagAGTTGGTTGTTGGTatcagaaaaattaaaaatattttttacaataatagGAGCTCATATTTAAATCAGACCATACTCTAAATTACTATGTTCTGTCTTAATCATTACTAGTCCATTAATTTCTCCCATATATTTGGTCGGATGCCAAGTTTAACCTTTCAAATCAACCGTTGAGTTgacaaatatgatattattaaaaatgaattaattagttTGATAATGTTACAGTAGCTATCACATTAGTGAATAGGAGAATAAGACATATAACAATGGAAGTAAGGGCATCATTGGAAATAACTACCACGTCCAGTTTCTTCTAAAGTGAAAATTTATGCAgcaaaataaaatgtataagtCTCTTGGATCTCAATTTCAAGAAAATTCAAGTCAGATTCTTCCATGGGTGGACCTgaggttttcctttttctttctttttcttttttcctttttgtgttgGGTGTGGTTCTGTCAGGTGGAATGACCACTCacctaatattaaaaaataaaaataaaaataaaaataaaaaagaaagagaagattgGTCCACCCAAATAGGATAGAAAAGGAAAGATTTTATGGATTTTTGATATGGAATGTGGTGAATCTTATTCCCAATTTTTAAAGatgtaaaaacaattttcccttttaaaaaataaaaaaattattttaaaattttttcaacattgtttctttaaaaataatttttaaaagtaaaataaaataaaaaattatttttaaaaaacaagtaaagattattttcattaattttttttttaaaaaaaaaacattaatctatttgatcatattttctaaaatttgtttttaaaattatttttaaattaaaaaataaaaaaataattttagaaaacttaATCAAACGGGccttaatgtttttaaaatgcaAGAGGGACATCTTTAGCAAGTGGCTCTTATTATCTTTCGATCATGACCAATATACCTAACAAGTGTGCACGTTCTAAGGCTTCTAAATATGGGGACATTGAGGAGCCCCTTATTaattgaaacttaaaaaaatgacaagCACACTAACCCTATGACTCTTCCTTATTAATGTCTGCAACTACTTTCTTCTATTTTCCCATTCTCATCATGTCCAAAGCTTCTACATATTGGGACATTGAGGAGCCGctttattaattgaaatttcaaaaaatgacaAGCACACTAACCCTATGACTCTTCCTTATTAATGCCTGCAACTACTATCTTCTCTTTTCCCACATTCTTACCATGTCCACTTCCTTCTCTCATGTATATCAACTCAGAACTTACCTAATAccaaactcatttatttatatacccaaacaaaattttaaaaaataaataaataaattcgtTACAAACTGTGTTTGGTATGCCTCAGAAAATTGGGTAGAATTAGGAAgatgtttttccttctttcttgaAGGGAAGAACTTGACATTGGTTGTGTCAGGTTCTTCTATCCAGGGTTGTCATTAATTGTAGGTGAAAATTTATAAGATGCTTCAACATTAAATCATAGACAATTTCTTGTTATATATCtggattttatatttatagtttgTGTCAATGAGTCGTGTTTATGTCTTGTCAAAATCTAAGTGTTTTATTGATAGGTAAACTCAcatttaacataaataataattgtattaaaaatataaaatcaaatgctatttaattattaaacaagtaatATATCGtaaaattgatcatataattcatttaataatataagtCATCCTACTTAATAATCAGTttgacttagattttgtatAAACTTACAAGATTAATAtttcaatcaaacatgtttatgATTCAATTGAcgtatttatttaaaaacaaaattttaatgagttagatatgaattaaataatctaaaataataattagactAATAAGCCCGATTGTTGAATAGATCAATTTGGATCAAATTTATATCATGCAGattaatctaaaaattatttatttattcaatgtGTTATACAAATCGACATGAATTTGATTCTAACCTTATTATATTCAATTCAAATCCATATGAAAAACATATTAGATTTCGATTCTCTTGTGAACCGTACTAAAGTACTTAGTTTTCGGTGCAATAACTATTTTAAATCAACCACAATCATATGGAGGGCAATTTAACCTTGAACGTACTCATCAAGGCTTTGAAAATAAAGGTTTATTCGTAGATGCACAGTGGATGTTGATTggataaaaggaaaatagattGGAATTTGGATCCTCACGATGAGATCATACGAGGAACCCACAAACTTAACTCTTAAGTCAATATTTATGGTTGAATGATATCCATCAAACTTGAACTCCTATCGGACAAGGATGATGATATAGCAATGAATGCCACTAATTAAATTCCTAACACCTAACTGCATTGGTAAAATCTGCCAAATGCATATTTATAGCAGTTGGATTTTGTGTTCAAATTGAGTGGACCGAATGCATCATAGGATTAGACTTGCAAAGCAACTGATGGACACTTGATTATGTTTGCTTTCAATTTCTTAATTCgggttttattatttaatattaagtcTTATTCCTTTGTAACAATATGTCTTAGTCTTATCTCTTTATACATTAAGtccatttattttatactttgatCTTAATGGGTTATATATCaatctcatttctttatatcgttattcaattattttaactttattatatatttttaataacctAAATTTGAAGTACGGTAGATATCGATTTGATGAgttagtttttttccttttctggcTGAAATTTAATGCAGTTTTATTCTTTTAGTCATTAGACCCGTAGAATTCACAGCTTTACAAGAAATAGCTTCTAACCAACATTATTTCCCAACTTTGATCTGACTGCTTGATAAATTTGGAGCTCAGACAGAATTGATTCTTTGAAGGAATAATTTGGTTTGCCTATGGCTACAAAGATGTAGATGTAGACATCGTAGAAAGATAATAAAGACATCTTACCAGCCTTACACtcatcaaaatttgagaaaCTTGACTAAATATAGACTCTGCAGTAGGCATTAATATTTTGCATTGTCCCTAGCGTTATCCTTTTCTTGTGACTCTAGTGCATGTTCAACTTGTATGCttttaatatgaatataaatcAAAGATATGACCTAAGCAAAGCAATATATTGACATCCCACACCGATTGAAGAGCCAACTTCAACTTGAATACTGCATATTCTTGGAATTTGGTGACCTGAAATCTATTGGGTCTAAACTAAAAAGTTtaccataatatatatatatatatatatttgaaggtTTGTAATGGTAGCAGAGGGATCAGGCCTGATAAGCCCGATCTCGTAACCCCCTGCGGTGTGAACCTGCTtggttatatttatattatatagttTTAGGGTTATAATGATAATGCTTATATTCGAATTACTCACATTTatctttttttgtattaatattttgatataatgaattttttttttcatgatttttcctATCTAGGTTTTTTCACGTAAATCTGTgttcttattctatttttttttattattattatctactCTTGTTATTGTGTaagacatattttaaattttatgttaaattttttcttttttcataaaacagCTTCAATATGATTTagctaaattaaaattgatcacaacttcaatatttcaaaaacCACCATAGATTTTGAGATGTATTTTCAACtattataaatttcaaattaattttacaactaccattttttataaatattttttttttttttaaaaagttataagTATTAATAGCCACCTAATGACATGCATGCTGGGTCAGCGACTGCAGTTAATACCCACCTAATGAGGGTCAAAAAAGCTGGTGAGGCTCTCTTGCTCCACCATCAATAGGTCaagtaatatttatataatatattagcTGAGAGAAAGCATCTCAGGCTTCCATTACTATCCACCTATTCGTTTTCGTTCTTCGTGGTTCTCCAAGAACTGAAAGCATTAGAGAATGGTTGGGAGGATTGTTATCTCTGCAGTAGACTGGGTGGTTCATCATATATGGTTTTCTGACATAGCTGTGGCTTTGTCGAGCATATTCATCTTCAGTTCTATACTTCATAGACTCACCAACAAAGGTCCCATGTTATGGCCGGTGATGGGAATCATACCAACAGTATTCTTCCACATGAACGACATCTACAATTGGGGAACCAGAGTTCTGATCCGAGCTGGGGGGACATTCTACTATAGGGGAATGTGGATGGGTGGTAGTTACGGGATTATGACTATTGATCCTGCCAACATTGAGTACATGCTCAAGACAAGGTTCAAGAACTTCCCCAAAGGCAATTACTATAGAGAGAGGTTCAATGATTTGCTCGGGGGTGGCATCTTCAATGTAGATGATGAATCATGGAAGGAGCAAAGGCGACTTGCGACTTTTGAGATGCATTCGGGTCCGTTCGTGGCGCACTCGTTTCAGACCATACAAGGTTTAGTCCACCAGAAGCTGTTGAAACTGATAGAGAAGCTGGCAAAGTCAGGAGATTGTATTGATCTGCAAGAAGTGCTTCTTCGTTTTACATTTGATAATATTTGCACTGCAGCTTTTGGTGTTGATCCAGGGTGCTTGGCTCTAGATTTACCCGAAGTTCCTTTTGCCAAAGCTTTCGAGGAAGCCACGGAATCAACATTGTTCAGGTTCATTGTGCCTCCTTTTGTGTGGAAGCCCATGAGGTTCTTTAGAGTAGGAACTGAGAAGCGGCTCAAGGAAGCAGTGCGAATTGTACATGATTTTGCTGAGAAGACGGTGACAGAACGGAGGATTGAATTGAGTAAGGCCGGCAGTTCGACTAACCGATGTGATCTCTTGTCCAGGATTGTGGCCATTGGGTACTCGGAACAAGGCAAAAACAACAACTTCTCTGATAAGTTTCTCAAGGATTTTTGCATTAGCTTCATCTTAGCTGGGCGAGACACGAGCTCTGTTGCACTGGCGTGGTTCTTCTGGTTAATACACAAAAACCCAGAAGTGGAAAGCAGAATTCTCAGCGAGATCAAAGAAGTCTTGGGTCCGTACGACTCCAACAAGGAAGACCTAAGTCAGAGAGCTTTTACAGTGGAAGAACTAAAGAAGATGGTGTATCTGCAAGCGGCCTTAACAGAGTCCCTGCGGCTCTACCCATCAGTGCCAATCGACTTCAAAGAGGTTATGGAAGATGACGTGTTCCCAGACGGCACACCCATCAAACGTGGGGCAAGGGTTCTCTACTCCATCTTCTCCATGGCTCGAATCGAGTCCATATGGGGGAAAGACTGCATGGAGTTCAAGCCAGAGAGGTGGATCAAAGACGGGGAGCTTGTGAGTGAGAATCAGTTTAAGTATCCAGTGTTTAATGCTGGACCCAGGCTTTGCATAGGGAAAAAGTTTGCCTACATGCAGATGAAAATGGTGGCTGCTTCGATCCTGATGAGGTACTCGGTTAAGGTTGTTGAAGGTCATAACGTTATTCCCAAAATGACAACCACACTCTACATGAAGAATGGCTTATTGGTGACTTTCAAGCCTAGGTTGAGCCTGGTGAGCTAAGCTAGCTAGTGATTAAGCTAAGATTGGTCAGGTCATAATAAGGTAAGTGCTAAAGACccctttttaaaatcactgccAAATAAATTCAATAGCTCCGTGTAATGAGTTGTAGCAGTAGGAGGAAAATAAATGGACGTACGTCTTCGTTTGCTCTCATGTTGTACAATATATGTGAACTAATGAATTTTACACATCAAGTTTGTACGTACAATGTGAAATTTaactaaccaaaaaaaaaaaatttactttgcAAAATGGAAATgccaataaataataaatatagcttcaaaataaatatttgaggTAGGTCAAACAGTAAGGAAACGTGcatgaattattttatatcttgttCATGAGTTTGTTAGGGTTAATAATGGTGGAAAGTGGAAACTTAACTGTAAATGCGGTGGACAGGGACAGTGTGTAAGTGAAAATAGAGTGTCAGGTACGAGTACGACACAGACGACGAAGTAGATTTGCGTTGCATGCCCACCAGTCACCCACCAGAGGGGCCTGGCTTTAAGAAGCCTGTTCTAAGTTTAATGAGAAGGCTACATCATATACATCTGTGAATGCCTAAGAGTCATCCTGCAAACGTGCATGAATTCTCATCGTGCAtgtccttctattttttttggtataatAATCTTGGATATTTaacataaacaaattaattaaaatgtgtttgagCTGGTTTGgatgctttctttttttcctgtCGTCTTTCCTTCACACTTAAAGAATTATGAGTAATATTAGACATTattggaaagtattttccaaaaacatttataaaaataagatgtttcataaaatttagagtgcttt is a genomic window of Vitis riparia cultivar Riparia Gloire de Montpellier isolate 1030 chromosome 1, EGFV_Vit.rip_1.0, whole genome shotgun sequence containing:
- the LOC117913621 gene encoding protein SIEVE ELEMENT OCCLUSION C isoform X2; protein product: MNVPETDNVLPHSSSPLEQDILIKNILLTHDPNGCFLDSELLLCAMENIMCHTTSEIRVPGLYFDAMARKIVRDIEVVGSQEPLGLIIHKISREILCKCSVEGDSHTRTMVLFDMLRNYRWDAKVVLVLAAFATCYGQLWLLMQPCPVNPLAISIAMLKQLPSNFSALRPRFKALNLLAKAMADVAKCIIKFESLPIKDVKLDKETMTVTKSQIYLSAYWVIKSTLTCSSQIRDLTAMKLEHSSSITVAAWELLSLVYKLGRICSQLRWQVDVCHQQIETKLHQKLMDLSKETQVDNQEVLHMLFALRDDTPLIDCSSQKKLGVSELKNKVVICMVSKPEPLPIEELLFLVQQTYDHPHHNKLERSYEIVWVPIPSSDTWTEAEERSFDFLCYSLPWYSVRQPWLLCSEVVTFIKQKWNFKDEPIMVVFDSQGKVTNSNAMDMALIWGDRAYPFSASVEKKLWEEEKWNLQFMIDEIDSLLTKLVHEGRNLCIYGSQNLDWIREFNSKMKEITNAGLQLEMAYVGKRNPSEHERNILATIDLEKLSGSLSFTKIHLFWRRLESMRRSILRLGKTANTDHILGEVAALLDMDDENGQGWAVMGSGSSMEIVRLQGARLMDCLNLFSVWGKNVGKLGLVGAVKSAVEPPALPGHRCQSRVRPFAEGLIDETEVCNECKRPMEKFVLYKCDTRE
- the LOC117913621 gene encoding protein SIEVE ELEMENT OCCLUSION C isoform X3 is translated as MVLFDMLRNYRWDAKVVLVLAAFATCYGQLWLLMQPCPVNPLAISIAMLKQLPSNFSALRPRFKALNLLAKAMADVAKCIIKFESLPIKDVKLDKETMTVTKSQIYLSAYWVIKSTLTCSSQIRDLTAMKLEQVHSSSITVAAWELLSLVYKLGRICSQLRWQVDVCHQQIETKLHQKLMDLSKETQVDNQEVLHMLFALRDDTPLIDCSSQKKLGVSELKNKVVICMVSKPEPLPIEELLFLVQQTYDHPHHNKLERSYEIVWVPIPSSDTWTEAEERSFDFLCYSLPWYSVRQPWLLCSEVVTFIKQKWNFKDEPIMVVFDSQGKVTNSNAMDMALIWGDRAYPFSASVEKKLWEEEKWNLQFMIDEIDSLLTKLVHEGRNLCIYGSQNLDWIREFNSKMKEITNAGLQLEMAYVGKRNPSEHERNILATIDLEKLSGSLSFTKIHLFWRRLESMRRSILRLGKTANTDHILGEVAALLDMDDENGQGWAVMGSGSSMEIVRLQGARLMDCLNLFSVWGKNVGKLGLVGAVKSAVEPPALPGHRCQSRVRPFAEGLIDETEVCNECKRPMEKFVLYKCDTRE
- the LOC117913621 gene encoding protein SIEVE ELEMENT OCCLUSION C isoform X1, with translation MNVPETDNVLPHSSSPLEQDILIKNILLTHDPNGCFLDSELLLCAMENIMCHTTSEIRVPGLYFDAMARKIVRDIEVVGSQEPLGLIIHKISREILCKCSVEGDSHTRTMVLFDMLRNYRWDAKVVLVLAAFATCYGQLWLLMQPCPVNPLAISIAMLKQLPSNFSALRPRFKALNLLAKAMADVAKCIIKFESLPIKDVKLDKETMTVTKSQIYLSAYWVIKSTLTCSSQIRDLTAMKLEQVHSSSITVAAWELLSLVYKLGRICSQLRWQVDVCHQQIETKLHQKLMDLSKETQVDNQEVLHMLFALRDDTPLIDCSSQKKLGVSELKNKVVICMVSKPEPLPIEELLFLVQQTYDHPHHNKLERSYEIVWVPIPSSDTWTEAEERSFDFLCYSLPWYSVRQPWLLCSEVVTFIKQKWNFKDEPIMVVFDSQGKVTNSNAMDMALIWGDRAYPFSASVEKKLWEEEKWNLQFMIDEIDSLLTKLVHEGRNLCIYGSQNLDWIREFNSKMKEITNAGLQLEMAYVGKRNPSEHERNILATIDLEKLSGSLSFTKIHLFWRRLESMRRSILRLGKTANTDHILGEVAALLDMDDENGQGWAVMGSGSSMEIVRLQGARLMDCLNLFSVWGKNVGKLGLVGAVKSAVEPPALPGHRCQSRVRPFAEGLIDETEVCNECKRPMEKFVLYKCDTRE
- the LOC117913653 gene encoding cytochrome P450 86B1-like, whose protein sequence is MVGRIVISAVDWVVHHIWFSDIAVALSSIFIFSSILHRLTNKGPMLWPVMGIIPTVFFHMNDIYNWGTRVLIRAGGTFYYRGMWMGGSYGIMTIDPANIEYMLKTRFKNFPKGNYYRERFNDLLGGGIFNVDDESWKEQRRLATFEMHSGPFVAHSFQTIQGLVHQKLLKLIEKLAKSGDCIDLQEVLLRFTFDNICTAAFGVDPGCLALDLPEVPFAKAFEEATESTLFRFIVPPFVWKPMRFFRVGTEKRLKEAVRIVHDFAEKTVTERRIELSKAGSSTNRCDLLSRIVAIGYSEQGKNNNFSDKFLKDFCISFILAGRDTSSVALAWFFWLIHKNPEVESRILSEIKEVLGPYDSNKEDLSQRAFTVEELKKMVYLQAALTESLRLYPSVPIDFKEVMEDDVFPDGTPIKRGARVLYSIFSMARIESIWGKDCMEFKPERWIKDGELVSENQFKYPVFNAGPRLCIGKKFAYMQMKMVAASILMRYSVKVVEGHNVIPKMTTTLYMKNGLLVTFKPRLSLVS